In Phoenix dactylifera cultivar Barhee BC4 chromosome 11, palm_55x_up_171113_PBpolish2nd_filt_p, whole genome shotgun sequence, the following are encoded in one genomic region:
- the LOC103708311 gene encoding uncharacterized protein LOC103708311, with product MNSVQFQQAPMLANIQMSSFNASRALIHTHFFPKEYVGALQLVKDEESSKLNRLQLTIESSTEQYKTEKSSADRDEECQLHDIDNVIYEEADSASDYAKSASNICDKEIQRRWKIGLANKGRTPWNKGKKHSKETRELIKKRTMEALSDPKVRKKMSEYPHSHSDQSKARISSGLKKSWEKRLKHRRSQEYFCIIWSGSIAEAAREGGCGQQELNWDSYEKIKADIESQQIQQKAEKARTREIAKRRAGRVSQIRVENVAGLAKQSNGNEQKAEAKKVVASSWKRSEDEKKKMALSKGFKLKARLIKFHHRKKKLSSFVSIRSEKMVEPEPLVEKWDLEFIKAERLRRKISLADQIQSLKSRKAKCSTEEVPAPASFDSSVEEKAGG from the exons ATGAACAGTGTACAATTCCAACAAGCACCAATGCTGGCAAACATTCAAATGTCTTCTTTCAATGCATCTCGAgcattgatccatactcatttCTTTCCAAAAGAGTATGTTGGAGCTTTGCAACTGGTCAAAGATGAAGAATCATCTAAACTCAATCGTCTGCAGCTGACTATAGAATCATCTACTGAGCAGTATAAAACTGAGAAGAGTTCAGCAGACAGAGATGAAGAATGTCAATTGCATGATATAGACAATGTTATATACGAGGAAGCTGATAGTGCTTCAGATTATGCAAAAAGTGCTTCCAATATTTGTGACAAGGAAATCCAGAGAAGGTGGAAGATTGGACTAGCAAACAAAGGTAGGACACCTTggaacaaagggaagaagcacAGTAAAG AGACTCGAGAGCTCATCAAGAAGAGGACTATGGAGGCCTTGAGTGATCCCAAG GTTAGGAAGAAGATGtctgaatatcctcattctcaCAG tgatcagagcaaggcgagAATAAGTTCTGGACTAAAAAAGTCCTGGGAAAAGCGCTTGAAACATAGAAGATCACAAGAGTATTTCTGTATCATATGGTCTGGAAGCATCGCAGAAGCAGCAAGAGAAGGTGGTTGCGGCCAACAGGAATTGAACTGGGATAGCTATGAAAAAATTAAAGCTGATATCGAATCTCAACAAATTCAGCAGAAAGCAGAAAAGGCAAGGACCAGAGAAATTGCAAAGCGAAGGGCAGGGAGAGTGTCCCAGATTAGGGTAGAAAATGTTGCAGGGCTTGCTAAACAGAGTAACGGCAATGAACAGAAGGCAGAGGCTAAGAAAGTTGTGGCATCATCATGGAAGAGATCAGAGGATGAGAAAAAGAAGATGGCTTTATCTAAGGGTTTCAAACTAAAGGCAAGATTGATTAAG TTTCACCACCGTAAGAAGAAGTTGAGCAGTTTTGTCAGTATTCGGAGCGAGAAGATGGTTGAGCCTGAGCCACTTGTTGAGAAATGGGATTTGGAGTTCATCAAGGCGGAAAGACTGCGAAGAAAAATTTCGCTTGCTGATCAAATTCAGTCTCTGAAGAGCAGAAAAGCAAAGTGTAGCACCGAAGAAGTTCCAGCCCCTGCATCATTTGATTCTTCTGTCGAAGAGAAAGCAGGAGGCTGA
- the LOC120112500 gene encoding uncharacterized protein LOC120112500, whose translation MRMGPPCEVCLDAEETIGHVLLRCPTAVQCWRLASALLPPMWESVEDMLRFLSESIRRPSVAETCSIVAYLAYHIWLARNDRLFEGGWPTPRAMMERALRQVAETSTMATSAPPGRTRDIWGTYTAVLASRFSYFSWVPPSPGYLKVNFDGGMAEDDASGGVVFVIKDHRGTFIAAGGRSTLGGSAVGAELQAAWEGVSFVRRVLGAIDSFSRMTVLQ comes from the coding sequence ATGAGGATGGGTCCACCATGCGAAGTATGTTTGGATGCTGAGGAGACTATCGGCCATGTACTTCTTCGATGTCCTACAGCTGTGCAGTGTTGGAGATTGGCCTCGGCGCTACTCCCACCTATGTGGGAGTCGGTGGAGGATATGCTTCGATTTTTGAGTGAGTCTATTCGGAGGCCGAGTGTTGCTGAGACATGTTCTATTGTGGCTTACCTAGCCTATCACATATGGCTCGCCAGAAATGACCGTCTATTCGAGGGTGGGTGGCCGACCCCACGGGCTATGATGGAGAGAGCTCTGAGGCAGGTAGCGGAGACATCTACGATGGCCACGTCGGCACCACCTGGGAGAACCAGGGATATCTGGGGTACCTACACTGCTGTTTTAGCGTCCAGGTTCAGTTActtctcttgggtacccccatccCCTGGTTATCTTaaggtgaatttcgatggtGGCATGGCGGAGGATGACGCCTCTGGGGGTGTGGTTTTCGTGATCAAGGACCACAGGGGCACCTTTATTGCTGCTGGGGGACGGAGCACTCTTGGCGGTTCGGCGGTGGGAGCAGAGCTGCAGGCTGCTTGGGAAGGTGTTTCGTTTGTGAGACGAGTACTGGGGGCGATAGACTCGTTCTCGAGGATGACTGTTCTACAATGA
- the LOC103708374 gene encoding uncharacterized protein LOC103708374, producing the protein MLDSSPTFSNKKNKRKKLQQLLFCFFARIFGHSFSPSSYKTKAKANPELKDSIEPPIALSFVKSEMKGGGIRTKVEEAKGEEVDAAGMKRSVKQLHFGGWEEKGEAALEIKRLAKVDARMRRSLAKLGVIPSLVSMLAEAQDDHCRHLAIEALIELAHGTFTNKALMVEAGLLVKLPQLTDALQFPGKQELAVLLFSISSLAKTQFPIAPCHIIAFLTEILNAKEVAEEIKITCLATLYNLSTKLDNTRAIVSSGAVPTLISLSSNRRASEGALAIMGNLILSAMGKKVIEDDSMVPKALIDTTTWFDKPRCQELAVYILMILAHGSKTQRQKMAGLGMVPLLLEVALLGSPLAQKRALKMLQWFKDEGQSKIGVHSGPQTERISLSRSLVSGRETNKCQKAVKQMVEQSLSNNMEAIMRRARVPENFSSFKSSVASSSSKSLPY; encoded by the exons ATGTTGGATTCCTCTCCTACCTTCTCCAACAAGAAGAACAAGCGCAAGAAGCTGCAACAACTACTGTTCTGCTTCTTTGCTCGAATTTTTGGTCATTCTTTCTCACCTTCCTCTTATAAAACAAAGGCCAAGGCCAACCCTGAGCTCAAAGACTCCATCGAACCACCTATTGCTCTAAGTTTTGTTAAATCAGAGATGAAGGGTGGTGGGATAAGGACGAAGGTCGAGGAAGCGAAGGGCGAGGAAGTGGATGCGGCGGGGATGAAGAGGTCGGTGAAGCAGCTGCACTTTGGAGGGTGGGAGGAAAAGGGGGAGGCGGCGTTGGAGATTAAGAGGCTGGCGAAAGTGGATGCTCGTATGAGGCGGTCGCTGGCCAAGCTGGGTGTCATTCCGTCGCTGGTGTCGATGCTCGCTGAGGCGCAGGATGATCATTGCCGCCACTTGGCCATTGAAGCGCTGATCGAGCTTGCTCATGGTACTTTTAC AAACAAGGCGCTTATGGTGGAGGCCGGACTCCTTGTGAAACTACCACAGCTCACGGACGCTCTACAGTTCCCTGGAAAGCAAGAACTTGCAgtcctcctcttctccatctCTTCTCTTGCAAAAACTCAATTCCCCATTGCCCCTTGCCACATCATTGCCTTCCTAACTGAGATCCTTAACGCCAAAGAAGTTGCTGAGGAGATAAAGATTACATGCCTAGCAACTCTATACAATCTGTCGACAAAGCTGGACAATACTAGAGCTATTGTTTCGAGCGGTGCTGTCCCTACTCTGATAAGCTTGTCGTCAAACAGAAGGGCCTCGGAGGGAGCTCTAGCCATCATGGGGAACTTGATTCTAAGTGCGATGGGAAAGAAGGTCATTGAAGATGACTCCATGGTTCCAAAAGCCTTGATCGACACTACGACATGGTTCGACAAGCCTCGATGCCAAGAGCTTGCTGTTTACATACTGATGATTCTCGCTCATGGGAGCAAAACACAGAGGCAGAAGATGGCAGGGTTAGGGATGGTGCCACTACTTCTGGAGGTGGCCTTGTTAGGGAGCCCCCTTGCACAGAAGAGGGCGCTTAAGATGCTGCAGTGGTTTAAAGATGAGGGGCAATCAAAGATAGGAGTGCATTCTGGGCCTCAAACTGAAAGGATCTCACTTTCAAGAAGCCTTGTCAGTGGGCGAGAGACAAACAAATGTCAGAAGGCTGTCAAGCAGATGGTAGAGCAGAGTCTCAGTAACAACATGGAAGCGATCATGAGAAGAGCTCGTGTACCAGAGAATTTTTCTAGTTTTAAAAGCTCTGTGGCAAGCTCTAGCTCTAAGAGCCTGCCTTACTAA
- the LOC103708310 gene encoding UBP1-associated protein 2C-like, with product MDSNSKKRKTDENGAVATSLAGLTPEDARKIVEPFTRDQLLDIVQEAMCRDAGVLDAVRAIADRDPAQRKLFIRGLGWETTTDALRNLFSSYGELEEAVVIVDKATGKSKGYGFITFRHIDGALLALKEPSKKIDGRMTVTQLAAAGTAGPTAAAPPPIDVSLRKIFVGNVPADMPSDRLLAHFSSYGEIEEGPLGFDKQTGKFRGFALFVYKTAEAARASLVDPTKNIDGHHLVCKLAIEGKKGKPGAPATGAAVPVGGVQGQPMGGGADIGGDKLGMGHQSSLPSSLSSQYGGPGSGISSFGGYSGSGIPGAAGLGHHHHLNSSLPSSMGAGNPGMSSLGSQVPSSLAGAGAGGYGGGLGGPYGSSSQYGGPGSGGYGGFGAASSLYRLPPSSVGMPSGGYPESGHYPASAYQSQHHPPPGSSPGSRVPSGGLYQNPYY from the coding sequence ATGGATTCCAACTCGAAGAAGCGAAAGACCGACGAGAACGGCGCCGTCGCCACCTCTCTGGCGGGGCTGACTCCCGAGGACGCCCGCAAGATCGTGGAGCCCTTCACCCGCGATCAGCTCCTCGACATCGTCCAGGAAGCCATGTGTCGCGATGCCGGCGTCCTCGACGCCGTCCGGGCCATCGCGGACCGGGACCCTGCTCAGCGCAAGCTCTTCATCCGCGGCCTTGGATGGGAGACTACCACTGACGCCCTCCGCAACCTCTTCTCCTCGTACGGCGAGCTCGAGGAGGCCGTTGTCATCGTCGACAAGGCCACGGGCAAGAGCAAGGGCTACGGCTTCATCACCTTCCGCCACATCGACGGTGCTCTCCTTGCCCTAAAGGAGCCCTCCAAGAAGATTGACGGCCGCATGACTGTCACCCAGCTCGCTGCTGCCGGCACCGCCGGCCCCACGGCCGCCGCTCCGCCCCCCATCGACGTCTCCCTCCGCAAGATCTTTGTCGGGAACGTCCCGGCTGACATGCCTTCCGACCGCCTCCTCGCCCACTTCTCCTCCTACGGGGAGATCGAGGAGGGGCCACTGGGGTTTGACAAGCAAACGGGCAAGTTCCGGGGGTTTGCCCTTTTTGTCTACAAGACGGCCGAGGCAGCCAGGGCGTCTCTTGTAGACCCCACCAAGAACATTGATGGGCACCATCTGGTGTGCAAGCTTGCGATTGAGGGGAAGAAGGGGAAGCCGGGGGCTCCGGCCACCGGCGCTGCTGTCCCGGTGGGTGGAGTCCAGGGCCAACCGATGGGAGGCGGGGCTGATATCGGTGGGGATAAGCTCGGAATGGGTCACCAGTCCTCCTTGCCGAGCTCTCTGTCGAGCCAGTATGGAGGGCCGGGCAGTGGGATCTCTTCGTTTGGTGGTTACTCTGGCAGTGGGATACCAGGTGCTGCAGGGCTGGGTCACCATCATCACCTGAACTCATCTCTGCCGTCATCGATGGGTGCTGGCAATCCAGGTATGTCATCGTTGGGAAGCCAGGTGCCTTCATCTCTAGCTGGTGCTGGAGCTGGAGGTTATGGAGGCGGTCTTGGGGGTCCGTATGGATCTTCGTCGCAGTATGGTGGTCCTGGATCTGGTGGCTATGGTGGTTTTGGTGCGGCATCATCGCTGTACCGCTTGCCACCAAGCTCTGTTGGGATGCCGTCTGGGGGTTATCCTGAGAGCGGGCACTACCCGGCGTCCGCTTACCAGAGCCAGCACCACCCACCACCTGGCTCATCTCCTGGATCTAGGGTTCCGAGTGGAGGGCTTTACCAGAACCCATACTACTAG